A genome region from Alkalimarinus coralli includes the following:
- the glnA gene encoding glutamate--ammonia ligase, giving the protein MSEKTLNLIKEHDVKWVDLRFTDTRGKEQHVSLPVREISEDFFEEGKMFDGSSIAGWKGINESDMILMPDDETAVIDPFTEDTTLNLRCDIVEPTTMQGYERDPRSVGRRAEEYLKSTGIGDSALFGPEPEFFVFDDVKWKTDMNGSMYSINSEEAAWVSHEDIEGGNTGHRPGVKGGYFPVPPVDSLHDLRAAMCSAMDAMGLVIEVHHHEVGTAGQCEIGVGPNTLVKKADEVQILKYCVHNVAHAYGKTATFMPKPVVGDNGSGMHVHQSISKDGVNLMAGDSYAGLSENALFYIGGIIKHAKTINAFTNASTNSYKRLVPGFEAPVMLAYSARNRSASIRIPFVNSAKARRIEVRFPDPTGNPYLAFSAMLMAGLDGIQNKLHPGDAMDKDLYDLPAEEAAEIPTVAATLEEALDSLEADHEFLTKGGVFTEDMIQGYLDLKREEVERLNMTTHPVEFDMYYSL; this is encoded by the coding sequence ATGTCAGAGAAAACTCTGAACCTCATTAAAGAACACGACGTAAAATGGGTAGACCTTCGATTCACTGATACTCGAGGAAAAGAGCAGCACGTATCTCTTCCTGTTCGCGAAATCAGCGAAGATTTCTTTGAAGAAGGCAAAATGTTTGATGGCTCATCCATTGCTGGATGGAAAGGCATCAACGAATCAGACATGATCCTAATGCCAGATGACGAAACTGCCGTTATCGACCCATTTACTGAAGATACCACGCTTAACCTGCGTTGCGATATCGTTGAGCCTACCACTATGCAAGGCTACGAGCGTGATCCACGCTCTGTTGGCCGTCGCGCTGAAGAGTATTTGAAGTCTACCGGAATTGGTGATTCTGCACTGTTTGGTCCTGAGCCTGAGTTTTTCGTATTTGACGACGTCAAGTGGAAAACAGACATGAACGGCTCCATGTACTCTATCAACTCAGAAGAAGCAGCATGGGTTTCTCATGAAGATATAGAAGGTGGTAACACGGGTCACCGTCCAGGGGTTAAAGGCGGCTACTTCCCTGTTCCTCCAGTTGATTCACTACATGACCTTCGTGCAGCAATGTGTTCAGCGATGGATGCAATGGGCTTGGTAATCGAAGTACACCACCACGAAGTAGGTACTGCTGGTCAGTGTGAAATCGGCGTAGGCCCTAACACACTGGTTAAGAAAGCTGACGAAGTACAGATTCTTAAGTACTGTGTACATAACGTTGCGCACGCATACGGTAAAACAGCTACATTCATGCCTAAGCCAGTAGTTGGAGACAACGGTTCTGGTATGCACGTACACCAGTCTATCTCGAAAGATGGCGTGAACTTAATGGCTGGTGACAGCTATGCAGGCCTGTCTGAAAACGCATTGTTTTACATTGGTGGTATCATCAAGCACGCTAAAACAATTAACGCTTTCACTAACGCATCAACCAACTCATACAAGCGTCTGGTTCCAGGTTTCGAAGCACCAGTAATGCTTGCATACTCTGCTCGTAACCGTTCTGCGTCGATCCGTATACCTTTCGTTAACAGCGCGAAAGCACGTCGTATCGAAGTTCGCTTCCCTGATCCAACAGGTAACCCATACCTGGCATTCTCTGCAATGCTAATGGCAGGCCTTGACGGCATCCAGAACAAGCTACACCCTGGGGATGCAATGGATAAGGATCTGTACGACTTGCCAGCAGAAGAAGCAGCAGAAATCCCAACTGTAGCAGCAACACTGGAAGAAGCTTTAGATAGCCTGGAAGCTGATCACGAGTTCCTAACCAAAGGCGGCGTTTTCACAGAAGATATGATTCAGGGCTACCTGGATCTGAAGCGTGAAGAAGTTGAGCGCTTGAACATGACAACTCACCCAGTTGAGTTTGACATGTACTACTCGCTGTAA
- a CDS encoding DUF4124 domain-containing protein produces the protein MTKISFFIAATLTAIAPVQADVYKSINKDGVVEYSDQPREGAEKIKVKNPQSIVLPKPGDVFTSNTSDTTEPQAPYQSIVINQPANDSAFNSGNGQVSISSETTPALMPQHSIQLVMDGTTYDSNKSGSFGLSNVDRGTHQLQVNVIDGDGKVLISSDITTFTIHRPQAPRKTPRAN, from the coding sequence ATGACGAAAATAAGTTTTTTCATTGCGGCAACGCTCACAGCCATCGCTCCAGTTCAGGCTGATGTTTATAAATCAATCAACAAAGACGGCGTCGTAGAATACAGTGACCAACCGCGAGAAGGGGCTGAAAAAATAAAGGTCAAAAACCCACAGAGTATTGTATTGCCCAAGCCTGGCGATGTATTTACAAGTAATACCTCTGACACTACTGAGCCACAAGCCCCCTATCAAAGCATCGTTATCAACCAGCCTGCCAATGACAGCGCATTTAACTCAGGTAACGGTCAAGTCTCTATCTCATCCGAAACCACACCAGCGCTCATGCCCCAGCACTCCATTCAACTCGTGATGGATGGCACAACCTACGATAGCAACAAAAGCGGAAGCTTTGGGCTAAGCAATGTAGATCGAGGCACCCACCAACTACAGGTCAATGTCATCGACGGCGATGGAAAGGTTCTTATTAGCAGCGATATAACAACCTTTACAATTCATAGGCCCCAAGCACCACGAAAAACACCCAGAGCAAATTAA
- the ntrC gene encoding nitrogen regulation protein NR(I), which translates to MTGTPNVWVIDDDRSIRWVLEKALGQEALVIESFENGDGILNRLQRETPDAIISDIRMPGIDGLELLGEINSQHPEIPVIIMTAHSDLDSAVSSYQSGAFEYLPKPFDVDEAVALVKRAVTHSQEQRAQKLEKSTENLKNETEIIGEAPAMQEVFRAIGRLSQSNITVLINGESGSGKELVARALHQHSPRAGEEFIALNMAAIPKDLIESELFGHEKGSFTGAGGQRQGRFEQANGGTLFLDEIGDMPADTQTRLLRVLADGEFYRIGGASAVKVDVRIIAATHQNLEKLVQEGSFREDLFHRLNVIRIHLPKLCERREDIARLTAHFLNKAAEELAVSPKILREETAEYLSGLPWPGNVRQLENTCRWLTVMASGREIHITDLPPELLDQDEASATGTTWQEGLRNWAEQELKRGKQGILDTAVPEFEKIMIESALKHTGGRRRDASILLGWGRNTLTRKIKELDMGAAGDEDE; encoded by the coding sequence ATGACCGGAACACCAAATGTATGGGTTATAGATGATGACCGATCAATTCGCTGGGTGTTAGAGAAAGCGCTGGGACAGGAAGCGCTCGTAATTGAATCCTTCGAAAACGGAGACGGCATTCTCAACCGGTTACAGCGCGAAACACCTGACGCCATTATCAGCGATATCCGTATGCCAGGCATTGATGGACTCGAACTTCTGGGTGAGATTAATAGCCAACACCCAGAAATACCTGTAATCATTATGACAGCTCATTCTGATCTCGATAGCGCGGTTTCGTCATATCAAAGCGGTGCATTTGAGTACCTGCCAAAGCCATTTGACGTTGATGAAGCTGTGGCATTGGTAAAAAGGGCGGTCACTCATTCGCAAGAGCAGCGCGCTCAGAAACTCGAAAAATCTACTGAAAATCTGAAAAATGAAACCGAAATAATTGGCGAAGCACCTGCCATGCAGGAGGTTTTCAGAGCCATCGGGCGCCTATCCCAATCTAACATCACGGTACTTATCAACGGCGAATCAGGGTCTGGTAAAGAGCTTGTAGCCAGAGCGCTGCACCAGCATAGTCCTCGCGCCGGTGAGGAATTTATTGCCCTCAACATGGCGGCAATACCTAAAGACCTGATCGAATCAGAACTTTTCGGACATGAGAAGGGGTCATTCACCGGTGCTGGAGGACAGCGCCAGGGGCGCTTTGAGCAAGCCAATGGCGGTACGTTGTTTCTTGATGAAATTGGTGATATGCCGGCCGATACGCAGACCCGGCTATTGCGAGTGCTAGCCGATGGTGAGTTTTACAGGATCGGTGGCGCCAGCGCCGTTAAAGTTGATGTACGAATCATTGCTGCGACACACCAGAATCTTGAGAAACTGGTGCAGGAAGGGTCGTTTAGAGAAGACTTGTTTCACCGTCTCAATGTGATCCGTATTCACCTGCCGAAGCTTTGCGAGCGGCGCGAAGATATTGCGCGCCTTACCGCTCACTTTTTAAATAAAGCCGCTGAAGAGTTGGCGGTGTCCCCTAAAATACTGAGAGAAGAAACTGCGGAATACCTGAGCGGGTTACCCTGGCCTGGCAACGTTAGGCAGCTTGAAAACACCTGTCGCTGGTTAACCGTTATGGCAAGCGGCCGTGAAATACATATAACAGATCTCCCCCCTGAATTACTGGATCAGGATGAAGCCTCAGCGACAGGCACCACATGGCAGGAAGGGCTCCGAAATTGGGCAGAGCAAGAGCTCAAGCGCGGAAAACAAGGCATTCTCGATACAGCAGTACCCGAGTTTGAAAAAATAATGATTGAGTCTGCACTAAAGCATACGGGCGGTCGAAGAAGAGATGCATCCATTTTGCTTGGCTGGGGGCGTAATACGCTGACCCGCAAGATTAAAGAGTTGGATATGGGCGCAGCGGGAGACGAGGACGAATAA
- the glnL gene encoding nitrogen regulation protein NR(II), with the protein MLTSNFHKSLLENLSTAVILLDQDLKAIYINPSAEVLLEVSGKRTNGAFVRDLFIETPDSTDSLKHSIEAGHSYTKREAEFLLHNGNIITVDYSASPAAGIAPPVLLIEIQPRDRLLRISREEELLANQETTRILIRGMAHEIKNPLGGIRGSAQLLERELKDPSLHEYTQIIIEESDRLRNLVDRMLGPNKAFTLESTNIHEVLERVYSLINVEAKDRVRLVRDYDPSIPEFQGDKEQLIQAFLNISRNAMQALTQQTGRKEPGNIIFKTRPLRQFTIGHTRHRLVLRVDIIDDGPGIPDNLLQNIFYPMVSGRAEGTGLGLSITQGIIGQHHGLVECESKPGKTNFIIFIPLENKLELE; encoded by the coding sequence ATGCTAACGAGCAATTTTCACAAAAGCCTACTTGAGAACCTATCCACAGCAGTGATTCTCCTGGATCAGGATTTGAAGGCCATTTATATCAACCCTTCTGCCGAAGTTCTGTTAGAGGTCAGTGGAAAAAGAACCAACGGCGCATTCGTTCGGGATTTATTTATAGAAACACCCGATAGCACAGATTCGTTAAAACACTCCATAGAAGCAGGCCACTCATACACAAAGCGGGAAGCAGAATTTTTACTCCATAACGGAAACATTATCACCGTTGATTACTCGGCATCCCCTGCCGCCGGCATTGCGCCTCCGGTACTCCTGATTGAGATTCAACCAAGAGACCGCTTGTTAAGAATCAGCCGAGAAGAAGAGCTTCTTGCAAACCAGGAAACCACACGAATTCTTATTAGAGGAATGGCGCACGAAATAAAGAACCCTCTAGGCGGCATAAGAGGCTCCGCGCAGTTGTTGGAACGCGAGTTAAAAGACCCTTCACTGCATGAATACACGCAAATAATTATTGAAGAGTCTGACCGGCTTAGAAACCTGGTAGACAGAATGCTGGGGCCGAATAAAGCATTTACGCTCGAATCAACCAACATCCACGAAGTGCTTGAGCGAGTCTATAGTTTGATCAACGTGGAGGCAAAAGACCGGGTGCGACTGGTCAGAGATTACGACCCCAGTATCCCCGAGTTTCAAGGCGACAAAGAGCAGCTTATTCAAGCCTTTTTGAATATATCCCGAAACGCGATGCAGGCACTGACTCAACAAACAGGTAGGAAAGAGCCCGGTAATATTATCTTCAAAACACGCCCGTTGAGGCAGTTCACCATAGGCCACACTCGCCACCGATTGGTACTTCGCGTTGATATCATTGATGATGGCCCGGGCATCCCGGACAACCTGCTACAAAACATCTTCTACCCGATGGTGAGTGGGCGCGCTGAGGGCACCGGGCTTGGGCTGTCTATCACTCAAGGCATTATCGGGCAGCATCACGGGCTTGTTGAGTGCGAAAGTAAGCCAGGAAAAACGAATTTCATAATTTTTATTCCCCTAGAGAATAAGTTGGAGCTTGAGTAA
- a CDS encoding LamG domain-containing protein produces MSPSLCVSYVRIAIALVLFLCASTANSVVVFNDDFESGLGNWSISSGAGSAVINTQTANSPSRSLRLGERAVALDSAVIDTSGSVGVEVSAWIRRGSDSFSEDPDSGEDLSIQYRDASNNWITLETFSGSGTQGEIFDRQYTLGSDSVHAGFRLRLRVADGDGSPFDYWHVDDVVVDTISSATLPTSARAEWRFDEEALSGAADEVRDSSGNNYHGLSNNVTPTTGLLCNAADMSATGISDFISVNGNALDGLSDFTIVAWVQTTQSSTFAMLSAANGNSDLEANEAVFLFDNGNEFWPAITSSNFNSNTKLPATSALNNGSWHQVAWTRNASTAQSCLFVDGVLEGCVTHTDGNDNSPLDVAVNGLILGQEQDDLAGGYDATQALEGLLDEMIVFDSRLNSAQLTTIKNNIESGSNWDGSARSCSLTVASDLEFRMDEASWSGVADEVVDSSGNNDHASARGGLTTVDSGHLCRAGDFDGVDDYIESNDIYDSLKGTSSMSFWIKTTQTGDNTGWRAPGIAGIEQSGGSDDIFWGWLDASGRIGLSVANDFTTKSTIAINDDVYHHIVLTRDATSGAYKIYIDGNLNKSGTLTTGIIGNSFSSLGRIEDTGGTPEYFEGVLDEVKVFGRVLDDADVTDLFNETRDCPIISGCAASFPDGISSHNNGTVDFGSIAQLFSSPDGVLDAATVNRNGGNLGVRTCDTVDCTASGAAVPELDPGSFPSFTSSQGLNVGWGETKVLGDVGDTDTYNNVSVSGNGVLNVSSTYTEYYINNLSLMFGSVLNLAPGDYWVNSLSISSSATITVVGTGTARLFVNNTLSVGSATLINSPSLTNEGSPEKLFIFGYGNVTLNSTSTTSAIVYAQGDMTLRSESYLYGAATADDITLDFDSQVTYDADAVSLIDLGSICGGGSGGCSLGSFLVSQPEYGLACPNARAVVNIKALCAGSTTTKDDYSGVINLTSDESTQSEFYLATSGGAPVNSVTLDSSHNGEVDVYLFHKNENHDLKVTAEDTTLAVSSTAIDGTDFRTSGFEVDRASDFDFACGATQSLTVTATGQDTAGGAACNTLTGFNGTKTLKAWADVNIDPATPGIKNTGLPERILLNGQSVAETKPATHNVTADFNAGVATLSVGYMDVGEVIDVSFVHDEAPYDGSVPEISDPSDPGLKGSTGSFVVYPKEVQVSTTSSCSGTLKDCPLFAKADEEFAVTGKAVCDNGTDVAKSYIGTVSLTHAVSAPLSGSNGTLTNNTLTFAKNDKGVVTESNKKISEVGVFKITSEPEDYFGKDVISLFVSTNIGRFYPDRFDVSAINNGSFSKSCDSYSYVGQPFGYSDAPSMLLTAKSVDGAVTENYTHSDFMKLIATDVERGFPLSDNLTNGADGVTLMAVSTVPVTGSLSVTANAGVMSYRFDSNDKYTYTQNSNATIAPFISDLSITTTKIEDKEGVKASSLPIFKPVGADIRYGRWVMENVFGPENMSLSMPGYLQYLTSTGYALNTDDKCSAILTADISSGPSGNSSPGEIKDITVKSGSTDFSYDQNLDGGPSTGEGSFSFTAPGAGNDGTVEISLDLSSQSWLRHDWDGDGAVEDHPPVTATFGRYRGHDRIIYWREVNN; encoded by the coding sequence ATGAGTCCGAGTCTTTGTGTTAGCTATGTCCGTATTGCTATAGCGCTAGTGCTGTTTCTATGTGCCTCTACAGCGAATAGCGTTGTTGTATTCAATGATGACTTTGAAAGTGGCCTGGGAAACTGGTCTATCTCTTCAGGGGCTGGCAGTGCAGTGATTAATACCCAAACAGCTAATTCACCGAGTAGATCACTCAGGCTGGGAGAAAGAGCTGTTGCGTTGGATAGCGCTGTAATTGATACATCAGGTAGTGTTGGGGTTGAAGTCAGTGCCTGGATAAGAAGAGGCAGCGATAGTTTTAGTGAAGATCCTGACTCTGGTGAAGATCTAAGTATTCAATACCGGGATGCCTCAAATAATTGGATTACGTTAGAGACCTTTTCTGGAAGTGGCACCCAAGGTGAAATATTTGATCGGCAATATACGTTAGGGAGTGACTCGGTGCATGCCGGTTTTCGCCTTCGGCTAAGAGTTGCTGATGGAGACGGTTCACCTTTCGACTATTGGCACGTAGATGATGTGGTTGTTGATACCATTTCGAGTGCGACCCTGCCCACAAGCGCCCGTGCAGAATGGCGGTTTGATGAAGAGGCGCTTTCTGGGGCTGCCGATGAAGTCCGAGATAGCAGTGGAAATAACTATCATGGCCTTTCAAACAATGTAACCCCTACTACAGGTTTGTTATGTAATGCAGCAGACATGAGTGCTACGGGAATTAGCGACTTTATATCGGTCAATGGCAACGCACTGGATGGCCTGTCTGATTTTACGATTGTTGCTTGGGTGCAAACGACTCAATCAAGCACGTTTGCCATGCTGTCAGCAGCCAATGGCAATAGTGATCTGGAAGCCAACGAGGCAGTATTTCTATTTGATAACGGCAATGAGTTTTGGCCGGCTATCACCTCGTCGAACTTTAACAGCAATACTAAGCTGCCTGCCACTTCGGCCCTTAACAACGGCAGCTGGCATCAGGTCGCTTGGACAAGAAATGCGTCGACCGCGCAAAGCTGTTTGTTTGTTGATGGCGTGCTTGAAGGCTGTGTGACCCATACTGACGGCAATGATAACAGTCCTCTTGATGTTGCAGTGAATGGACTGATCCTGGGGCAAGAGCAAGATGACTTAGCTGGAGGTTACGATGCGACACAGGCTTTGGAAGGGCTTCTGGATGAGATGATTGTGTTTGACAGTAGGCTAAATAGTGCGCAGCTAACCACAATCAAAAACAATATTGAATCAGGCAGCAACTGGGATGGCTCTGCTCGATCCTGTTCCCTGACTGTGGCATCAGACCTCGAATTCCGAATGGATGAAGCGAGCTGGAGCGGGGTTGCAGATGAGGTGGTCGATAGCTCAGGAAATAACGATCATGCCTCGGCTAGAGGCGGGCTCACGACGGTTGACTCAGGGCACTTATGCCGTGCTGGTGATTTTGATGGTGTGGATGATTATATTGAGTCAAATGACATATACGACTCACTTAAGGGTACATCTTCCATGAGCTTCTGGATAAAAACCACACAGACCGGTGATAACACGGGGTGGAGGGCGCCAGGCATTGCAGGCATTGAACAGTCTGGAGGCTCAGATGATATATTCTGGGGGTGGCTAGATGCATCTGGCCGCATAGGGTTGTCAGTCGCCAATGATTTTACAACCAAGTCAACCATAGCAATTAATGATGATGTCTATCACCATATTGTACTTACGAGGGATGCAACCTCAGGCGCGTATAAAATATACATCGACGGAAATCTAAACAAAAGTGGTACGCTGACAACAGGTATTATCGGCAACTCATTTTCCAGTCTTGGCCGAATAGAAGACACCGGTGGAACGCCTGAGTATTTTGAAGGGGTTCTGGATGAAGTGAAAGTTTTTGGCAGGGTGCTTGATGATGCCGATGTCACAGACCTGTTTAATGAAACCCGTGATTGCCCGATAATTAGCGGTTGTGCAGCAAGCTTTCCTGATGGTATTAGCAGTCATAACAACGGGACTGTTGATTTTGGCTCTATAGCACAGTTATTTTCAAGCCCTGATGGTGTTCTGGATGCTGCGACAGTTAACAGAAATGGGGGGAACCTCGGTGTACGTACATGCGATACCGTAGACTGTACCGCCAGCGGAGCTGCAGTACCAGAATTAGACCCGGGAAGCTTTCCGTCATTTACCTCAAGCCAAGGTTTAAATGTGGGGTGGGGTGAGACTAAGGTGCTTGGGGATGTAGGTGATACCGATACATACAATAATGTATCGGTTTCAGGTAATGGTGTATTAAATGTAAGTTCAACCTATACAGAATATTATATAAACAACCTGTCCTTGATGTTTGGTAGTGTATTAAATCTTGCACCTGGGGACTACTGGGTGAACTCTCTCTCTATCAGCTCCAGCGCGACGATAACTGTTGTGGGAACAGGTACAGCCAGACTATTTGTAAACAATACATTATCAGTTGGGTCGGCGACCTTAATTAACTCACCGTCACTGACCAATGAAGGATCACCTGAAAAGTTATTCATATTTGGCTATGGGAACGTTACCCTTAATTCAACTTCTACGACTTCGGCTATCGTATACGCTCAAGGTGATATGACGTTAAGGTCTGAATCTTATCTATATGGTGCTGCCACTGCGGATGATATTACTCTGGACTTTGACTCTCAAGTCACCTATGACGCCGACGCGGTGTCGCTGATTGATTTAGGCTCAATCTGTGGAGGCGGATCTGGTGGTTGCAGTTTGGGGAGTTTTTTAGTTAGCCAGCCTGAGTATGGTCTGGCATGCCCCAATGCTCGCGCGGTAGTTAATATCAAAGCACTATGTGCCGGTTCGACAACAACAAAAGATGATTATTCTGGTGTAATAAATCTCACTAGCGATGAAAGCACACAAAGTGAATTCTATCTGGCGACATCTGGCGGCGCCCCTGTTAATAGCGTCACTCTTGATAGTAGTCATAATGGTGAGGTTGATGTTTATCTGTTCCACAAAAATGAAAACCATGACCTTAAAGTAACAGCAGAAGACACAACCCTGGCGGTTAGTTCTACTGCTATAGATGGAACGGACTTTAGAACTTCCGGCTTTGAAGTTGACCGGGCTTCAGACTTTGATTTTGCATGCGGCGCGACTCAATCATTGACGGTAACCGCAACCGGCCAGGATACTGCGGGCGGTGCTGCCTGCAATACATTGACCGGGTTTAACGGAACTAAAACCTTAAAGGCATGGGCTGATGTGAATATTGACCCAGCAACACCTGGTATAAAAAATACAGGATTGCCAGAGCGTATTTTATTAAACGGTCAGTCAGTGGCTGAAACGAAACCTGCGACTCACAATGTGACGGCAGACTTTAATGCGGGAGTTGCGACCCTGTCGGTGGGCTATATGGATGTAGGTGAAGTGATAGATGTTAGCTTCGTACATGATGAAGCACCCTATGATGGCTCGGTGCCTGAAATATCTGACCCCTCAGACCCAGGGTTAAAAGGTTCGACTGGCTCATTTGTCGTGTACCCAAAAGAGGTGCAAGTAAGTACAACATCGTCTTGCTCTGGTACTTTAAAAGACTGCCCACTATTCGCCAAGGCAGACGAAGAGTTTGCCGTTACAGGTAAAGCAGTTTGCGATAACGGCACTGATGTCGCTAAGAGTTATATTGGAACCGTTAGCCTGACTCATGCTGTTTCTGCGCCATTGTCCGGGAGTAACGGTACGTTAACTAACAATACATTGACGTTTGCAAAAAATGATAAAGGCGTCGTAACCGAGAGCAACAAGAAAATAAGTGAAGTGGGTGTCTTCAAAATAACGTCCGAACCTGAGGATTATTTTGGAAAAGATGTAATATCGCTTTTTGTTTCGACTAATATCGGGCGGTTTTACCCAGACAGGTTTGATGTCTCTGCCATCAATAATGGAAGCTTCTCTAAAAGTTGTGACTCATACTCCTATGTAGGCCAACCCTTCGGCTACAGCGATGCACCTAGTATGTTACTAACGGCAAAAAGCGTTGACGGTGCGGTGACAGAGAATTATACCCATAGTGATTTTATGAAGCTCATAGCCACAGATGTCGAGCGAGGTTTTCCTCTTTCCGACAACCTTACGAACGGCGCTGATGGTGTGACGTTAATGGCCGTTTCTACGGTTCCTGTCACTGGTTCGCTTTCAGTTACCGCAAATGCAGGTGTAATGAGCTATAGGTTTGACTCGAATGATAAATATACATACACCCAGAATAGCAACGCTACAATTGCCCCTTTTATATCTGACCTGAGCATTACAACCACTAAAATTGAAGATAAAGAAGGGGTGAAAGCTTCGTCACTACCAATTTTTAAACCTGTCGGGGCTGATATCCGGTATGGGCGGTGGGTCATGGAGAACGTGTTTGGGCCTGAAAACATGAGTTTAAGCATGCCTGGCTATTTGCAATATTTAACGTCTACAGGGTATGCGCTGAATACAGATGACAAGTGCAGCGCTATCTTAACAGCCGACATTTCATCAGGCCCAAGTGGAAACTCCAGTCCCGGAGAGATCAAGGATATTACAGTTAAAAGTGGAAGTACGGACTTTTCATATGATCAAAATCTAGATGGTGGGCCGTCAACAGGGGAGGGAAGTTTCAGCTTTACTGCGCCAGGAGCAGGCAATGATGGAACAGTGGAAATTAGTCTGGACTTGTCTTCACAGTCCTGGCTCAGGCATGACTGGGATGGTGATGGCGCTGTTGAAGACCACCCTCCTGTAACCGCTACATTTGGCCGTTATCGAGGTCATGATCGAATTATCTACTGGCGAGAAGTGAATAATTAG